From the Peromyscus leucopus breed LL Stock chromosome 8b, UCI_PerLeu_2.1, whole genome shotgun sequence genome, one window contains:
- the Mrpl12 gene encoding 39S ribosomal protein L12, mitochondrial codes for MALGAPVYFAGETKGFSTGVSEITASPALLPGPDCACASRRLVRNIRSQPRREPPSSAPMLGGLAARAAGPARLLSARASLPQRAACDLPACGAMLPAAASRLWGPRLGLRGAALRLARQQVPGVCAARQLRSSSQRKSEALAGAPLDNAPKEYPPKIQQLVQDIASLTLLEISDLNELLKKTLKIQDVGLMPVGGMMPGAVPAVPAAPEVTEEEDIPKKKERTHFTVRLTEAKPVDKVKLIKEIKNYVQGINLVQAKKLVESLPQEIKANVAKAEAEKIKAALEAVGGTVVLE; via the exons ATGGCTCTG GGGGCGCCTGTGTATTTTGCGGGAGAAACAAAAGGGTTCTCCACAGGGGTTTCGGAGATAACCGCTAGCCCAGCACTACTTCCGGGCCCAGACTGCGCCTGCGCGTCGCGCCGCCTAGTGCGTAATATCAGGAGCCAACCCAGACGAGAGCCGCCGTCCTCGGCGCCAATGCTTGGAGGCCTTGCTGCTAGAGCGGCCGGTCCAGCTCGCCTGCTCTCGGCTAGAGCGTCGCTTCCGCAGAGAGCCGCGTGTGACCTTCCCGCCTGCGGAGCTATGCTGCCGGCGGCGGCTAGCCGCCTGTGGGGGCCGCGGCTTGGGCTGCGGGGAGCTGCGCTCCGCCTTGCCAG GCAACAGGTCCCCGGTGTCTGTGCAGCGCGGCAGTTGAGGAGCAGCAGCCAGCGAAAGAGTGAAGCACTCGCCGGTGCACCTCTGGATAATGCTCCCAAGGAATATCCTCCCAAGATCCAGCAGCTGGTCCAAGATATTGCCAGCCTTACTCTCCTGGAGATCTCAGACCTCAACGAACTCCTGAAG AAAACATTGAAGATCCAGGATGTCGGCCTTATGCCAGTGGGTGGCATGATGCCTGGTGCCGTCCCTGCTGTACCTGCAGCCCCTGAG GTGACTGAGGAAGAAGACATCCCCAAAAAGAAAGAACGGACACATTTCACTGTCCGCCTGACAGAAGCAAAGCCTGTGGACAAAGTGAAACTGATTAAGGAGATCAAGAACTACGTCCAGGGCATAAACCTTGTGCAG GCCAAGAAGCTAGTGGAGTCCCTGCCCCAGGAAATCAAAGCAAACGTCGCCAAAGCTGAGGCTGAGAAGATCAAGGCAGCCTTGGAAGCAGTGGGTGGCACTGTAGTTCTGGAGTGA
- the Slc25a10 gene encoding mitochondrial dicarboxylate carrier isoform X2 — MAEVRSSRWYFGGLASCGAACCTHPLDLLKVHLQTQQEVKLRMTGMALQVVRTDGILALYNGLSASLCRQMTYSLTRFAIYETMRDYMTKDHQGPLPFYNKVLLGGISGLTGGFVGTPADLVNVRMQNDMKLPLSQRRNYSHALDGLYRVAREEGLKKLFSGATMASSRGALVTVGQLSCYDQAKQLVLGTGYLSDNIFTHFVSSFIAGGCATFLCQPLDVLKTRLMNSKGEYQGVFHCAMETAKLGPQAFFKGLFPAGIRLVPHTVLTFMFLEQLRKHFGIKVPT; from the exons ATGGCCGAAGTACGCTCATCTCGCTGGTACTTTGGGGGACTGGCTTCCTGCGGGGCCGCCTGCTGCACACACCCGCTAGACCTGCTCAAG GTACACCTTCAGACACAGCAGGAGGTGAAGCTACGCATGACGGGAATGGCCCTGCAGGTGGTGCGGACCGACGGCATCCTGGCACTCTACAACGGCCTGAGCGCCTCGCTGTGTAGGCAG ATGACCTACTCCCTGACTCGGTTCGCTATCTACGAGACCATGCGGGACTACATGACCAAGGACCACCAGGGGCCTCTCCCCTTCTACAACAAGGTGTTGCTGGGCGGCATCAGTG GTTTGACTGGAGGCTTCGTGGGGACCCCAGCAGACTTGGTCaatgtcag GATGCAGAATGACATGAAGCTGCCTCTGAGCCAGCGGCGCAA CTACTCTCATGCCCTGGATGGTCTGTACCGTGTGGCCCGTGAAG AAGGCCTGAAGAAGCTCTTCTCCGGAGCAACCATGGCATCCAGCCGCGGGGCCCTCGTCACTGTAGGCCAG CTGTCCTGCTACGACCAGGCCAAGCAGCTGGTCCTCGGCACTGGGTACCTGTCCGACAACATTTTCACTCACTTTGTCTCCAGTTTTATTGCA GGCGGATGTGCCACATTTCTGTGCCAGCCCCTGGATGTGCTGAAGACACGCTTGATGAACTCTAAGGGTGAATATCAG GGTGTTTTCCACTGTGCGATGGAGACCGCAAAGCTTGGACCGCAGGCCTTTTTCAAG GGCCTCTTCCCTGCGGGCATCCGTCTCGTCCCCCACACCGTGCTCACCTTCATGTTCCTAGAGCAGCTCCGGAAGCACTTCGGCATCAAAGTACCAACCTGA
- the Slc25a10 gene encoding mitochondrial dicarboxylate carrier isoform X1, producing the protein MPRPQTFANWLKVVGRVSGAQWLKPKDPAWLQHTSVSWCGMAPPTVGGEMGQWARWWCDLGHPLWATSAGMVAGLGSAHHQVHLQTQQEVKLRMTGMALQVVRTDGILALYNGLSASLCRQMTYSLTRFAIYETMRDYMTKDHQGPLPFYNKVLLGGISGLTGGFVGTPADLVNVRMQNDMKLPLSQRRNYSHALDGLYRVAREEGLKKLFSGATMASSRGALVTVGQLSCYDQAKQLVLGTGYLSDNIFTHFVSSFIAGGCATFLCQPLDVLKTRLMNSKGEYQGVFHCAMETAKLGPQAFFKGLFPAGIRLVPHTVLTFMFLEQLRKHFGIKVPT; encoded by the exons ATGCCTCGGCCGCAGACATTCGCCAATTGGTTAAAAGTTGTGGGTAGAGTTTCAGGGGCACAGTGGTTGAAACCTAAAGACCCAGCCTGGCTCCAGCATACCAGCGTCTCCTGGTGTGGTATGGCACCACCAACTGTGGGGGGTGAAATGGGGcaatgggccaggtggtggtgtgaCCTCGGTCATCCGCTTTGGGCTACCTCCGCTGGAATGGTTGCTGGGTTAGGATCAGCACACCACCAG GTACACCTTCAGACACAGCAGGAGGTGAAGCTACGCATGACGGGAATGGCCCTGCAGGTGGTGCGGACCGACGGCATCCTGGCACTCTACAACGGCCTGAGCGCCTCGCTGTGTAGGCAG ATGACCTACTCCCTGACTCGGTTCGCTATCTACGAGACCATGCGGGACTACATGACCAAGGACCACCAGGGGCCTCTCCCCTTCTACAACAAGGTGTTGCTGGGCGGCATCAGTG GTTTGACTGGAGGCTTCGTGGGGACCCCAGCAGACTTGGTCaatgtcag GATGCAGAATGACATGAAGCTGCCTCTGAGCCAGCGGCGCAA CTACTCTCATGCCCTGGATGGTCTGTACCGTGTGGCCCGTGAAG AAGGCCTGAAGAAGCTCTTCTCCGGAGCAACCATGGCATCCAGCCGCGGGGCCCTCGTCACTGTAGGCCAG CTGTCCTGCTACGACCAGGCCAAGCAGCTGGTCCTCGGCACTGGGTACCTGTCCGACAACATTTTCACTCACTTTGTCTCCAGTTTTATTGCA GGCGGATGTGCCACATTTCTGTGCCAGCCCCTGGATGTGCTGAAGACACGCTTGATGAACTCTAAGGGTGAATATCAG GGTGTTTTCCACTGTGCGATGGAGACCGCAAAGCTTGGACCGCAGGCCTTTTTCAAG GGCCTCTTCCCTGCGGGCATCCGTCTCGTCCCCCACACCGTGCTCACCTTCATGTTCCTAGAGCAGCTCCGGAAGCACTTCGGCATCAAAGTACCAACCTGA